The sequence GACGGCGACTCGCTGCCCGACCTCACCTACCGGTTCCGCTTCCACGACCGGCTGAAGAACGCGAACACCTTCCTCTACAACACCGGGCCGGTGACGGGCCTGGACGACCCCGACCTCAACTTCACGCAGACCTACGACCTGACGCTGGTCCGGCGGGTCGACGGCCAGGTCCGGAGCGTGCGCACGCTCGCCGAGAACGCGCCCGTCGCGCCGTCCAACGTGGGCAAGGCGTCCATGCCGGACTACGCAAAGCTGCGCACCCAGGCGGTCAGGCCGCTCGGCGACGGGACGACGTCGTTCGCCGGGCAGGCCGACGACCCGTTCTTCCTCGACCTGCGGGTGTTCGACCTGCTGTACGGCGCGAACCTGAAGGAGGTCGGGAACGACACGCTGAGCGGCTACAACGTCAACACGGTCGCGCTGCAGGTCCCGACGCGCCACCTCGTCACGGGGCACGACCCGGTGATCGGGGTGAACTCGACCGTGGCGCGGCTCTCCGCGTCCGGCGCGTACGCGCAGGTGTCGCGGCTCGGGAGCCCGCTGGTGAACGAGGTGGTCATTCCGCGCGGCAGGAAGGACGCCTTCAACGCGTCCACCCCGTGGCAGGACGCACAGTTCGCCGGGTTCGTCACCGACCCCGAGCTGCCGAAGCTCATCGAGAAGATCTACAAGATCCCGGCGCCGCCCGGGCCGCGCAAGGACCTCGTCCAGGCGTTCCTCACCGGGGTGCCGGGGCTGAACCAGCCGGCGCACGTGCGGCCGGCGGAGCTGCTGCGGCTGAACACCTCGGTCAAGCCGACCGCGACCCCGGACCGGCTGGGTGTGCTAGGCGGCGACAAGGCGGGCTTCCCGAACGGGCGACGGCTCACCGACGACGTCGTCGACATCGAGCTGCAGGCCGTCGAGGGCGAGCTGCTCGGCAAGAAGAACGACCTCGGCGACGCGGTCAACGTCAACGACGCCGGGTTCGGCAAGAGCTTCCCGTACGTCGCGCAGCCCCACTCGGGGTCGGACGTGCGCGGCGCGACGAAGCCGGGGACGAAGGCCGCGGGCGCGGCGGGCAAGGGCGACGGCGGGCCCGTGAACTTCCTCAACGCGGGCGCCACGGAGACCACATCGGACGGCGAGGGCGGGACGATCCCGCTGGCACCGGTCGCGGCGGTGGCGGGCGCGGGAGCGTTCGTGCTGGTCGGCGGGCTGCTGTGGCTGCGGCGCCGGCGTCCCGAGACGGGACGGCACGAGAACTGATGCGTCCCCTCATCACCGGGGCCTCGGCGGCGGGGCTCGTCGCGGCGCTCACCCTCGGATCGGCGGTCGCGTTCGGCCGCCCGTCCGGGGAGCGCGCCGCGGCGGCCCCGGCCGGGGCCCCGGCCCCGGGCATCGCCGGCCTGCAGAAGAGGCTGCGCGAGCAGCCCCGCGACGCCGCGGGCTGGGCGTCCCTCGGAATCGCGTACGTGGAGCAGGCCCGGGTGACCGCGGACCCGACGTACTACCCGAAGGCGGACGAGGTGCTCCACCGGTCCCTCCGGGAGGCGCCCGGGAACGACGGCGCGCTGGCGGGGCTCGGCGCACTCGCGGCGGCGCGCCACGACTTCCACGGGGCGCTGCGGTACGCGGACGGGGCGCTCAAGGCGAACCCCTACGGGCAGCGCGCCGCGGCCGTCCGGGTGGACGCGCTGGTGGAGCTCGGCCGCTACGACGGCGCCCTGGCCGCCGCCCGCCGGGCGGACGCCGTCCGCCCGGGGATCCCGGTCTTCACCCGGCTCGCGTACGTGCGGGAGCTGCGCGGGGAGGTCGCGGAGGCGCGCCGGGTGCTGGGGCTCGCGCGGGCCTCGGCCACCGACCGCGGCGACCTGGCCTACATCGCGGTGCAGCTCGGCGAGCTGGCCTGGAACGACGGCGACCTCGGCCGGGCGCGGCGCGAGTACGCCGAGGCGCTGCGCCTGTCCCCCGGCCACCTGCCCGCCATGGACGGCGAGGCCCGCGTCAGGGCCGCGCGGGGCGACACGGCCGGGGCGCTCGCCGAGCGGGCCGAGATCGTCCGGCGGCTCCCGCTGCCGCAGTACCTCACCGAGTACGGGGAGCTGCTGGAGTCGGCCGGACGCCGGGACGAGGCGGGACGGCAGTACGCGGTCGCGGCGGCGTGGGCGCGGATCGCCAGGGCCAACGGAGTCGACGCCGACCTGGAGACCGCGCTGTCCGAGAGCGACCACGGCGACGCCGGGGACGCGCTGCGGGCGGCGCGGGCCGAGTACCGGCGGCGCTGCCCGGGCGCGGGCGTGCGGCAGTGCGGCGTGCACGCGGCCGACGCCCTGGCCTGGGCGCTGCACGTCAACGGGCGGGACGGCGAGGCCCTCCGCTACGCCCGGCAGGCGACGGCCACCGGATACCGCCGCGCGTCCTTCCGGTTCCATCTCGGCGTCATCGAGAAGGCCCTCGGCGAGCGGGCCGCGGCGCGGCGCGACCTGGCCGGGTCGCTGCGCCGCAACCCGGGCTTCTCACCGCTGTGGGCGCCGCGCGCCAAGGCGGCCCTGGACGACCTGGAAGGTGCGTCGTGATCGTTCTCGCCCTCGCCGCCGGGATGCTCGCCGCGCATCCCCTGGGCAACTTCACCGTCAACCACTACGACGGGCTGGTCGCGGCGCCGCACGAGCTGCGGATCGACCACGTCGAGGACCTCGCCGAGATCCCCGCCGCGCAGGCGATGCCGGGGCTCGACGCCGACCACGACGGGCGCCCGTCGGGCGGCGAGCTCGCGACCTGGGCGGGCGGGGCCTGTGCGCGGGCGGCCTCGTCCTTGCGCATCACGGTGGGCGGGCGCCCCGTCACCGCGACGGTCGCCTCCGCCGCGGCGTCGGCTCCGCGCGGGCAGGCGGGACTGCCGACGCTGCGGCTCGAATGCCGGATCACCGCACCCGCCGGGCCGGGGAGCGTCTCCTTCCGGGCCGGCGACGCCGACGGCCGGATCGGCTGGCGGGAGGTCAGCGCGCGGGGCGACCGGATGACGCTCGCCGCGTCCGACGTGCCCGGGTCGTCGCGCAGCCGCCGCCTCACCGCCTACCCGGCGGACATGCTCGCCTCCCCGCTCGACCAGCGGTCGGCGTCCCTCGACGTGCGGGCGGGCGGGCCGCCGCTCGCGGCCCCCGCGCCCGTCGGCGGGCCCGGAGCGCTGCTGCCGCGCGGCGCCGACGGGCTGACGCAGAAGTTCACGTCGCTGGTCGCGCGGCACGACCTCACTCCCGGCTTCGCGGCCCTGGCGTTCCTGATCGCGCTGCTGCTCGGCGCCCTGCACGCGCTCGCCCCCGGCCACGGCAAGACGATCATGGCGGCGCACGCGATGGGGGACGCGCGGCGCCGGACGCGGGACGTCCTCGCGCTCGGCCTGACGGTCACCCTCACCCACACGGCCGGCGTCCTGGCCCTCGGCCTCCTCGTGACGTCCGGGGCCCTGCTGGCGCCCGAGGCGCTGTTCCCCTGGCTCGGCGCGGCGGGCGGCGTCCTCGTGACGGCGGCGGGGGCGCTGCTGCTGCGGCGCGCCCTGCGCAACCGGCACCACGGTCACGGCCACGGGCACGGGCACGGGCACGGCCACGGCCACGGGCACGGAGACGGACACG is a genomic window of Actinomadura citrea containing:
- a CDS encoding DUF4331 domain-containing protein codes for the protein MPTLHPAGGTSRARVVAMVAAGGLLLAGGFAGLAPRQGTASSHREAPLISGQPQYDNTDVYAFVSPDRPDTTTLIANFVPFQDPAGGPNFYKFARDARYDLNVDNDGDSLPDLTYRFRFHDRLKNANTFLYNTGPVTGLDDPDLNFTQTYDLTLVRRVDGQVRSVRTLAENAPVAPSNVGKASMPDYAKLRTQAVRPLGDGTTSFAGQADDPFFLDLRVFDLLYGANLKEVGNDTLSGYNVNTVALQVPTRHLVTGHDPVIGVNSTVARLSASGAYAQVSRLGSPLVNEVVIPRGRKDAFNASTPWQDAQFAGFVTDPELPKLIEKIYKIPAPPGPRKDLVQAFLTGVPGLNQPAHVRPAELLRLNTSVKPTATPDRLGVLGGDKAGFPNGRRLTDDVVDIELQAVEGELLGKKNDLGDAVNVNDAGFGKSFPYVAQPHSGSDVRGATKPGTKAAGAAGKGDGGPVNFLNAGATETTSDGEGGTIPLAPVAAVAGAGAFVLVGGLLWLRRRRPETGRHEN
- a CDS encoding High-affinity nickel-transporter, whose amino-acid sequence is MIVLALAAGMLAAHPLGNFTVNHYDGLVAAPHELRIDHVEDLAEIPAAQAMPGLDADHDGRPSGGELATWAGGACARAASSLRITVGGRPVTATVASAAASAPRGQAGLPTLRLECRITAPAGPGSVSFRAGDADGRIGWREVSARGDRMTLAASDVPGSSRSRRLTAYPADMLASPLDQRSASLDVRAGGPPLAAPAPVGGPGALLPRGADGLTQKFTSLVARHDLTPGFAALAFLIALLLGALHALAPGHGKTIMAAHAMGDARRRTRDVLALGLTVTLTHTAGVLALGLLVTSGALLAPEALFPWLGAAGGVLVTAAGALLLRRALRNRHHGHGHGHGHGHGHGHGHGDGHGPVRSRRGGVVLMGLAGGMVPSPSAVVVLVGGAAIGRAWFGVVLVLAYGLGLAAALMAAGLLVAGSARALARRIPAMRIRLPGGMMPIGTSATVVALGLGLTLRSLVL